TGTATGATGCTTCAGGTGTAAGATTGGCAGTTAGTAAACATGCAAAGTTATTAAATGATTTTTTTCATGGAAGAATTAAAAATTATAAAGCTTTAAATGAACTAGTAGGTCATACTTCATATGAAGTTGTTGTTGGAGCATTAATTGGAATCATCATTGCCATCATAGTTTCAAAATTTTAACGCTCTAATATAAATCAATTGATTTATATTATGAGCGTTTTTTTACACATTGAGAAATGATTAATCAATCGTCATTGAGGTAGACTTTACGACAAGGTGACACCTACCTCTGTGTCTTTGCTTTAAGATTTCAATCGGAGAGTTTTCTTTCTCTATTTTCTGACTCAAGATATAAATCAATAGTCGAATTTACATCAGTTTGATAAGATATTGGTAGGATATGTAAGTAAGGAGTGGAAAAATGAAAAGTACAGTAAGTGAAAATAGTGCTTGGAAAAAGGTGGGTCGAACGATTTATCAATTCCGATTTATTGTTATTGCAATTTTAGCTATATTTTCAATTATTCTAGGTATTTATTCGAAGCATTTACCTGGCATTTTAGATGGAGATGGTTTTAGGACACCTGGAGAGTACGAAAAAGCTAAGAATGTACTAGAAAAAGAATTTGAACAATCGCCAGATTCACTCATCATTATTCTCGAGCGGAAAAAGGGTGCCACAAGCGTCGAATTCCAATCTGATATTGAACGGATTGTGAAGGAAGTTCAAAAGGAAAAGAATGTAAAACAATTTCATCACCCTCTAATGAATCCGGGTATGAAAAAAGATAATATTGCCTACTTATCTCTTTTATACAATGAAAAGGATCACGATAAGCTTGTTGATCTAAACAATAAATTTGCAAAAAAATTAGAGTCTTTATCAAATGATACTGTAAAGGTAGGAACAACTGGTTTTACAATCATTAGTGATGTAATGAATAAAACTAGTCAAGAAGACTTAAAGAAAGCAGAAATGATTGGTGTACCGATTGCGTTTATTGTTCTATTTTTTGCATTTGGAAGTTTAGTTGCATCTGCTATTCCAATTATAATCGGTATGATTAGTATTTTAAGTACATTTGGAATATTATTCTTCATAGGTAAACATGTTGATTTATCAATCTTTGTCTTAAATGTTGCACCGATGATTGGATTAGCTTTATCAATCGATTTTGCCTTATTATTCGTAAGCCGTTATAAGACTGAATTACAGAACCATTCATCAGTGAAAGAAGCAATTAGTATAACGTTTGCAACTGCGGGTAGAGCGATTATTTTTTCTGGTATTTGCGTATTTATTGGATTATCAGCTCTGTACTTCATAAATATTGATCTTTTTAGAAGTGTCGCAATAAGTGGCGCAGTTGTTGTATTAGTTAGTTTATTTTTATCATTAACTCTATTACCAGCAGTACTATCAGCTCTTGGTAAAAATATTAATAAAGGTACGTTAAAATCGATTGCGAATCGAAGCCAAGATCAACAACAAGCAGTTTGGAGAAAATTTGCAAATTTCGTTATGAAAAGACCAATCATCATGGCACTAACGTCATTAATCATATTAGGTCTTTTCGTCATTCCAATTAGGGATGTGCACTTAAATATCCCTACAATTGATGCATTACCAAAGGATGCAACATCGAGAATTAATTATGAAAAATATCAAAAAGCTTTTCTTCCAGAAGCTCAAAAACATGGAACGATCTCAATTGTACTAGAATCTAATACGGACTTTTTAAATCAAAATAATGTAAACGCATTAGATAAAATACAGAAAAAGCTTGAAAATGACAAAAATGTTTATGAAGTTAAAAGTGTGTTGAATGCAGTTAATTTAAACGCTCAACAATTTTTACCTGCTTTAAAATCTCCAAACGCATCAAAAATTCAGCCTGCGATTGATGCCTATATTAAAAAGAATAAAACTTATATTCAAGTATTCTTGAATTCTGATCCAAAATCAGAAAAAGGGAAACAATGGGTAAGAGATTTTGAAGATAGATACAATGGTAAAATTGAAGGACTTGATTATACTATCGGTGGTCAAGTGAAATTTGAACAAGAATTATTTGATGAGATTACAGATAATATTGTATACGGTTTACTAGTGATTATGGTTAGTACTTTTATCATATTAATGATTGCATTTAGGTCCATTATCATTCCAATCAAAGCGATCTTAATGAATGTTTTATCTTTAAGTGCAACGTTTGGAATCATTACTTGGTTATTCCAAGGTGGTAATTTTGGCTTACCTCAATCTGATATTATGTTAATTTTGCCAGTGTTTGTTTTTGGATTAGTTTTCGGTTTAAGTATGGACTATGAAGTATTTTTAATGTCGAGAATGCAAGAGCTATACTATGAATCGGGAGATAATACTTATTCAACAAGAGAAGGGTTAGTATCGACGAGCCGAATTATCACATCAGCGGCATCCATTATGATTGTTATTACAGGGGCATTTGCTTTTACGGATATGGTACCTGTTAAACAGATGGGAATCGGGATTGCTATAGCCATTTTCTTAGATGCTACAATTGTTCGTTTAGTTTTAGTTCCTAGCTTAATGCAGTTATTTGGAAAATGGAATTGGTGGTTTCCATTTGCAAAAAATAAAACCGAGGAACCATCTAAACGAGTTGGGTAAATCAATTAAAAGAAACTGTTATTCATTTCATATTTGAGTAGCAGTTTTTTAAATTTAAGTGAATTAAATCGATCTGTGTAAAAATTCCCAATTTTTTGAAACTATAGAAAATGCATGGTCAAATTTGGTAAACTAAAAATGAAAGAGGGGGAGAAGGAAAAATGTTAAAAAAATCGATTAGGGCAATTTTAATAAGCTGTCTTGTGTTAACAATCAGCTTATTAGCAGCATGTGGTAACAATCATGAAAAATCTGCAAATGGTAAAAAACATGTGAAATTACCAATTGCAACAATAAAGGTAAAGGATTACGGTGTCATTAAAGCTGAATTATATCCTAATATTGCACCAAATACAGTAGATAATTTTATTTCACTAGCAAACAAAGGATTTTATAATGGATTAACATTCCATCGAGTTGTTAGAGACTTCGTTATTCAAGGTGGAGATCCTGAGGGAACTGGTGGCGGTGGTCCAGGATATGCAATTAATGGAGAATTTACATCAAATGGCTTTAAAAATAACTTAAAACATACAACAGGTGTACTATCTATGGCAAGAACTGGTGACCCAAATAGTGCTGGAAGTCAATTTTTCATAATGGCAAACGATACACCTGACCTTGATGGGCAATATGCTTCATTTGGTAAGGTGACAGAAGGAATCGATATTGTTAAGAAAATTGACGCAGTTGAAGTGGATTCAATGGAAAAACCTGTTACTCCAGTAATCATCGAGTCCATAAAGGTAGATACTAAAGGCGAGAAATACGCTAAACCAAAAACTCATAAAGAATAAAATCTTCCTGAGCTTGGTTTTAATAACTACTACATAAACCCGAAAAAACTACTTCACAAAAATGAAGTAGTTTTTTCATTTAAATTAAATATGAATTATAAACCTTTTTTAATTTTACCAGACCAAAGCTTGTAGCCGCCTTTAAGTTGGTAAAGTTCTGTTACACCTTGTTTACGTAAAATACGTGCAGCTTGTCCTGGACGAACGCCCATTTGATCATATAAATAGACAGCTTGATCTTTACGAATTTCTTTTGAACGCGTTTTTAATTGTGCGAACGGAATATTACGAGCACCTAATATATGGCCGTTCTTAAAATCTTCTTGATCACGTAAGTCAATTAGCTGAGCTTTACGGTAGCCAGCACGAAATTCTTCCTCAGTTAACGTTTTAATTAAACGTTTTTGGTAGAAATACATAACTGTTGAGTATACAATGATACCTAGTACGACAAAAATTATTGGTAAAAACTGACTCAAATTTTTCAACACCTTTCAATTACCTACTTATCTTATTATAATTCTCTAGTAGGATTGTGCAAGAAACTTTCATTAAAAAAGTAAAAATTTATCGAAAAATGAGGAGATTTTCAACATGACAAAGACAAAGTGGTATTTTATTAATAGCGGAGTAAAATCAGGAAGCTATAATATGGCTCTTGATGAATGCTTAATCAAGTGGCAAAGTGAAGAAGGTTTTCTTCCAACACTGCGTTTCTATGAATGGGAAAATCCTACTGTAACAATTGGATATTTCCAAAAAAACCAAGAAATAAGTTTAGAAGCATTAAAAAAATACAACGGTGATTTCGTAAGACGCCAAACTGGTGGAAGAAGCGTACTTCATCATGATGAATTAACTTATAGCGTAATTGTCCCAGAAAGCTACCCAAATATGCCTGTATCAGTTACAGAAGCATATAGAGTGATTTCAATGGGAATTTTAGAAGGGTACAAGCTACTTGGTTTAGATGCTTCTTTTTCTGTACCAAAAACTGCTGAAGAAAAAAATGAATTAAAAAACCCAGCAAGTGCAGTTTGCTTTGATGCGCCATCATGGTATGAAGTTGTTGTAAATGATAAAAAAATTGCTGGAAGTGCGCAAACAAGACAAAAGGGCTCAATTCTTCAGCATGGTTCAATTCCTTTAAATATTGATGTTGATATGTTATATGACTTATATATTTTCTCTTCAGACGCAGTGAGAGAAAGAATGAAAAAACGATTCTTAGATCGTGCAACTTGGATCAATGCAGAAAGTACTACTCCTAAAACAATGGCTGACTTGTATAAAGCATTTGAAAAAGGCTTCGAAATTGGATTAGATATCGAGTTGATGCCTTATGAATTAACGGAAGCTCAAGAGAAGGAAGTACAGGATTTAGCTGCAACTAAATATGGTACTGAGGAATGGAATTTACGTAAGTAGTTTTTTATTGAAAGCCTTTTTGGCTTTCTTTTTTTTGCATTGTTGGACTAAATGGTAAAAGGAGCGGTCAAATAAAAAGAGGTAAGTGTACAAAAAAACAGATCAATCATGAAAATACCTTCACAATATAGTTCAATTTTAGGCATCGACAATAAATAAAGAAGCATCAAAGAGAACTTCCTACCTTTTCCACTGTTTTAATTCTTATCGGGGTTAATACTAATCAAAAAATGTGGAGAAGGAGTAGATTATATGAAGCCTTTTATACCAAAGCTTGTTTATTTCGAGCCTCAAGCTTTAGAGTATCCGTTAGGAAAGGAACTAAAGGAGAAATTTGAGCAGATGGGTTTAGAAATAAGAGAAACAACATCTCATAATCAAATTCGAAATTTACCTGGTGAAAATGATGTGGAAAAATACCGGATTGCTAAGTCAACTTTAGTAGTGGGGTTGCGTAAGACTTTAAAGTTTGAAACATCTAAACCTTCAGCGGAATATGCAATTCCTCTTGCTACAGGCTGTATGGGGCATTGTCATTATTGCTACTTACAAACTACGCTTGGTTCCAAGCCTTATATTAGGGTGTATGTAAATTTAGAAGATATTTTTGAGCAAGCCCAAAAATATATAAAGGAACGCGAACCTGAGATTACACGGTTTGAAGCTGCGTGTACGTCTGATATAGTTGGTATAGATTATTTAACACATTCTCTTAAGAAAACGATTGAATTTATTGGTGAAACAGAATTTGGTCGTTTACGATTTGTAACGAAATTTCCACATGTAGATCATTTACTTGATGCAAAACATAATGGAAAAACAACATTTAGATTCAGTATTAATTCTAGGTATGTTATCAAAAACTTCGAACCTGGAACTGGTTCATTTGATGAGAGAATAGAAGCCGCGAAAAAAGTTGCATATGCAGGATATCCATTTGGTTTTATTGTTGCACCCATTTATATGCATGAAGATTGGGAAGAGGGCTATGAGGAGCTTTTTATTCGATTAAAGGATGCATTAGGTGAATTAGCTAATGAGAAGATGACTTTTGAACTCATACAGCATCGTTTTACTAAGCCTGCCAAAAAGGTGATTTTAGAGAGGTATCCTAATACTAAACTAGAAATGGATGAAGAGAAAAGGAAATATAAATGGGGCAAATATGGAATTGGAAAATATGTTTATCAAAAGGAAGAGGCTGCTTCAATTGAAGAGACCATTTCTGGTTATATAAAAAAGTATTTTCCTAATGGAGAAATTCAATATTTTACTTAATGAAGTGTATCTAGTTTATCAATAATCGACAGAAGACTCCTACCTAATTACGTGAAGGTGTGATAACACCAGTAATAGGTGGGAGATGAATGTCGGTTAGGCGTTCGTATGTCTAAATGCTTTTTTGTTGTCTGCTTCATAACTCAATGATATGCTCAGTCTTAGGGATAAGAAAGGCTGAAATTAAAGAGAAATTTGATAGCGATAATCATGATCAAACGTGCCTTTCCAAAGCTTTGTTCTGCTAATTTACAAAGTTGGCTCAAAGAAGTTGACAATATAGCTCTTCAATCCTCACTGAAAAACCTCGCAGATTCGTATTCACGATTCTTCAAAAAAGTTGAATAAAGCACCACACTTTAAGTCTAAAAGAATCGAGTTCAATCCTATACAACAAAAGAAACAAACGGAAATATTGCCGTTCTCGGAAACATGTCCTTTTTCCATCAACATCACGATCGAGATATAAATGCCAGTAAAAGTATTCTAGCTCAAGGCAGGCATACGAACATTGGCTTTGGCCTAAATAATCATAGAACCGTAGGGATATCTACGGAGATCGCTTGGTAAATAAGAGAAACCTCTGCTGGCAAAGCTAGCAAGTATGCTCAGCTCCCAAGAATCTCCCACTTCAAACAATCTGTAAGGGTGCTAAGTGGTGAGAAGTTCAATGGTACACTCTTATTATTTTCAACATACTCTTATACAGAATGGAAATCTATTATTATTTAAATGTGTTCATGTTAATTGCACTTTTAGTATATGTGTTGTATCATTTTATTGATGCTTATTGTAACGGAATAAAGTTTGAATGAGTGTATTGGAGGAAGAACATGCCCACACCTAGTATGGAAGATTATATTGAACAAATTTACCTTTTAATTGAAGATAAAGGGTATGCTCGTGTATCTGATATTGCTGAAGCATTATCTGTACACCCATCGTCAGTAACTAAAATGGTGCAAAAACTAGATAAAGACGATTATTTAATTTATGAAAAATATAGAGGATTAATCCTAACGCAAAAAGGTAAAAAAATGGGAAAAAGACTTGTCTACCGCCATGTATTACTTGAGCAATTCTTAAGAATTATTGGTGTAGATGAAAATTTAATTTATCAAGATGTTGAAGGAATGGAACATCATATGAGTTGGGAAGCCATTGATCGAATTGGCGAACTTGTTCAGTTCTTTGAAGAAGATAAAAATCGAATCGAAGCATTAAAAGATATTCAAAAGTCGAATGAAGCCCAATCGAATTCAAATAACTAAAAAGACCGTGCTTAGTAGGAAGCACGGTCTTTCTTTTTGCCCTTTTCACCTTCAATCACAGTTAAGTGACTTGCATCCTTTGAACGTTTTTTTAACAAAGGCGTGGAGGTACTTTTTCTTGAAGTGGGCTTTGATTTGTTAATCGATTTTTTAAACGAGCTAGATTTTTGAGTGTTATATTTTTTTATAGTTTGTTTTGCAGCCTTACGATAGGAGTCTTGATGGCTTCTTTGACTGTTTGAAGATGAAAAAACTCTATAAATAAAATAAATAATTAAAAGGATTAATCCAATAAACAAAAATCGTTGTAATAATTTTGCTGGATCGTTTATCAACTGAGCAATTAAGCCAAAAAGTGCTAATGCTATTATTCCATAAAATATTGATGTGTACACTTTTTGATTCACTTTAAGCACCTCCTATGGTGAAGAGTAAATAATGTATTAGAAAAATATTGTTTCTTATAGTTTATTACATTTTATCCAATAAGTTGATATTTTTTATAAAATTCTGTCAATTAAATGTTGTTATTTTTTTCCACTTCTAAAAGTCGGTTAAATGAAGCGATTGATACTTCAACTTGATCATCAGATGGTTCTTTAGTTGTTAATAATTGTAGCCATAAACCAGGGTAACCTACCCATCTTAAAATAGGAATATTTCGAACTTTATTTGTTAATTGAAGAACTTCGAACGAAACACCTATAACGACTGGAATTAATAAAAGTCGATCGACAATTCTAAGCCATAGTGGGCTTGTTGGAACTAAGAAGTATATGAACATACCAACTATTACAGTAAATAGGATAAAGCTACTTCCACAACGGTAATGAAGTCGAGATTGTGATTGGACTCCTTCAATCGTTAAAGGAATATTGTTTTCATATGCATTAATCACTTTATGCTCGGCACCATGATACATAAACACTCTTTTTATAAATGGAGTCAATGAAACTAAGTAGATATAGATTAATAAAAAACCTAGTTTTAAAATACTTTCTATTACGACTTGTTGAAAATCGGTTTCAAATATTGGTTTCAATGTTGCTGCCAATAGTACCGGAACAAGGGTGAAAATAACTTTTCCAACTAAAAATGATAAAACGGCTAGCAATGAAAGTCCGAGATAAGTTGCAAGCGTACCTTTTTGTTTTTCACGCTCAATTGCAATTTTCTCATCATCCTCTGGATCAATTCCGTATCTTTCAGTTGAGTAATTTAAATGCTTGGACCCATTAATACTTGCTTGTATAATCGCGACTACACCACGGACTAAAGGGATTTTCTTTAATTTTTGCATTGTCCGATTTATATGTATCGGTTCTTCATAATATTGAATTTCTTCATTTGTCCTGCGGATAGCAGAGACTGTATGTGTTTTGCCACCAAACATTACGCCCTCTACGATTGCTTGACCCCCATAAACTGCTTTATTTTTCTCTCTCATGTTGCACCAACCTAAACGTGTTTTTTATCTATTACTATCTATTGTAAATGTAAGCATAATAATGGTGCAAGTAAGAAGTAGGAAAATCTAAATAATAATCATAATATTTTTAATTTTCTAATAAAAAATCGGAATCACATTAAAAATTTCTTTGTTGGACATAATACTCAGAGATATTTAGCAATGTATGGAAAGGGAAATGTTAAATGCAGGAAAAAGATAAAGAACAAGAAAAAAAGCAAGGTCAGGATCAAGAACAAGAAAAAGATATGCAAAGTCAAGAAAATAATCAAAACCAAGATCAAAATCAAAGTAAAAGTCAAAATGAATACCTAGTCCAAGGTGGCGAAGGTGATTCAAAAGGGAATAAGAACTTTAATAAGATTGTTAGTATTGGGTTTTTTGGTGGCATATTTTGGTCTTCTGTTTTGTTAGTTCTTAGTTATTTTGACTTTACTCAAATTGGTCCAAATTTTGTTTTAGAAAGAATCAAACTTGGAAAATGGGCAAATGGTTATGTTGAAAACTTACTATCTATTGTTGGTATAGGCATTATTTCAATCATTATTGCATTTATATTTTATTTTATCGGTAGAAAATTTAACGGAGTTCTGCCAGGTATATTTTTTGGATTACTCCTGTGGGTTATTGTTTTTATTCTTCTTGGTAAAATAGCATTCGATTTAAAAGCAATTAAGGATTACTCATCTGATACGACAGTTACTACAATCTGTTTATTCATTTTATACGGAACTTTTATTGCATATTCTGTTTCTTTTGCTTTTCAAGAGCAAAAGGCATATTTGCGTGGCTATTCAAAATAGTCTGGCCTATGATAAAATAAACCTTGGGTATTCCAAGATATGTGTATTTGGGATAAATATGCCGAAATGATGGGTGGAGACTTTTAAAATGGCTAAGTTTTTATTATTGAATGGACCTAATCTAAATATGCTCGGTCAGAGAGAAGTTTCTATCTATGGTTCAACTACTTTAAAGGATATTGAGGATCATTTATCATCGCTTGCACATGAAGATGGGGATACGATTGATTGCTTTCAATCGAATCATGAAGGTGAATTAATCGATCAACTTCATGCGGCAAATAAAGTCTATGATGGGATTCTGTTTAATCCTGGCGCATTTACTCATTACAGCTATGCAATTCGTGATGCAATTGCAAGTATTACCGTACCAACTATTGAAGTACATATTTCAAATATACATAAAAGAGAAGAGTTCCGACATACTTCAGTTTTAGCTGCAGTAACTGTTGGGCAAATCGTTGGTTTAGGTGTGTATGGATATGACTTAGGTTTAAGTGCGTTAAAAAAGATTAGTAGGGGAGAGAAAAACAATGGAAAAAATTAAAAAGTTACGTGAAGCTTTAGTAGAAAAAGGATTAGACGCATTATTAGTTACTAGTACATACAACAGACGTTACATGACGAACTTCACAGGTTCTGCTGGTGTTGCATTAATTACACAGGACAAAGCTTTATTCATTACTGATTTCCGCTATATTGAACAAGCTACTAGCCAATGTGAAGGTTATGATATTGTTAAACATGAAGGGTCAATTCCAGCTGAAGTTGCAGCTTTAACAGAGAAATTTGGCTTAGCAAAACTTGGATTTGAACAAGATCATATTACGTTTACAGAATTTGGTTCTTACCGCAAAGTGGTAAAAGCAGAATTAGTTCCTGTAAGTGGATTAATTGAAAAATTACGCTTAATTAAAACGGATGCAGAGATTTCAATCATTAAGGAAGCTACTAAAATTGCAGAATCTGCTTTTGATCATATTTTAGGATTTATCCGTCCAGGTGTTACTGAATTAGAAGTATCGAATGAGTTAGAATTTTTTATGCGTAAATTAGGTGCTACTTCATCATCATTTGATACGATCGTTGCTTCTGGTACTCGTTCTGCTCTTCCTCACGGTGTAGCATCAGAAAAAGTAATTGAATCAGGTGATTTTGTAACGTTAGATTTTGGTGCATACTATAAAGGTTATGTATCAGATATGACTAGAACAGTTTCAGTAGGTGAGCCTCATTCTGATTTGAAGAAAATTTATGATATCGTTCTTGAAGCTCAATTACGTGGTGTTAATGGGATTAAAGCAGGTATTACAGGTAAAGAGGCTGATGCTTTAACTCGTGATTATATTACGGAAAAAGGTTACGGAGAGTATTATGGACATGGAACTGGCCATGGTATTGGTCTAGAAGTACATGAGGGACCTGGCGTATCATTCCGTTCTGATACAGTATTAGAGCCAAATATGATCGTGACTTGTGAACCAGGTATTTATATTCCAAATCTAGGTGGAGTTCGTATAGAAGATGATTTAATCGTTAAAACTGGTGGTAACGAAAACTTAATGTCTTCACCAAAGAATCTAATTATTTTATAAGTTTTCATTAGATTAGAAATTAGAACTACACAAAAAGCGTATTTTACTTTATGATATAAAGTTGTAAAAGAAATTCATGGTAAGAGAAATGGTTCTTTTTTTACACAATACATACTTATAGAACCATTTCATTTTTTAGGAGGATATTTAATGATTTCAGTAAACGATTTTCGTACAGGTTTAACAATTGAAACTGACGGTGGACTTTGGCAAGTAATGGATTTCCAACACGTTAAACCGGGTAAAGGTGCTGCATTCGTACGTTCAAAACTTCGTAACCTACGTACAGGTGCTGTACAAGAAAAAACATTCCGTGCTGGTGAGAAAGTAGCAAAAGCACATATTCAAAACCGTAAAATGCAATATTTATACGCTAATGGTAACCAACATGTATTCATGGACAATGAGTCTTATGAGCAAATTGAATTACCAGAAGCAAATATTGAACGTGAATTAAAATTCCTTAAAGAAAATATGGAAGTTTATATCATGACTTTTGAAAGTGAAATTTTAGGTGTTGAATTACCAAACACTGTTGAACTAAAAGTAGTTGAAACTGAGCCAGGTATTAAAGGTGATACTGCTTCTAACGTTACAAAACCAGCTACAATGGAAACTGGTTTAGTAGTACAAGTACCAATCTTCATTAATGAAGGTGAAGTATTAATTATTAACACAACTGAAGCTAGCTACGTTTCACGTGCAAAAGCTTAATTAAATGTAAAAATGGAGGCACTTATTAAAGAGTGTCTCTTTTTTCTTATTAACAAATTTAAAAATAAGTAAGGGTGATTAAATGGTTACTTCAATTGTTCTTTGGACATTGATTATCATTTGTTTTGCATTGGCGTTTATTGCGTTAATCAAACCAATAATTCCAGGTGTACCAGTATTATGGGTAGGATTTTTAATTTATTATTTTGGTATGAATAAGACGAATTTAAATCTGTCGTTTTGGATTATTATGCTGATTTTTACAGCTGTTATATTTCTAGCGGATCTTCTAGCTAATAAATATTTTCTTAAAAAATATGGTAGTACGAAAACTGGTGAAAGAGTAGGTTGTTTGGCTGTAATCGTAGGGTCGTTTGTTTTTCCTCCCTTTGGCTTAATTATTGTTCCATTCAT
This genomic interval from Gottfriedia acidiceleris contains the following:
- a CDS encoding DUF456 domain-containing protein, with the protein product MVTSIVLWTLIIICFALAFIALIKPIIPGVPVLWVGFLIYYFGMNKTNLNLSFWIIMLIFTAVIFLADLLANKYFLKKYGSTKTGERVGCLAVIVGSFVFPPFGLIIVPFISVFIAEKLQGKNTKESIKSAWATVVSFISSSLAKAVLQVIMVIIFFVYIIF
- the efp gene encoding elongation factor P, whose amino-acid sequence is MISVNDFRTGLTIETDGGLWQVMDFQHVKPGKGAAFVRSKLRNLRTGAVQEKTFRAGEKVAKAHIQNRKMQYLYANGNQHVFMDNESYEQIELPEANIERELKFLKENMEVYIMTFESEILGVELPNTVELKVVETEPGIKGDTASNVTKPATMETGLVVQVPIFINEGEVLIINTTEASYVSRAKA